In Candidatus Eisenbacteria bacterium, the genomic window CGAGTCCAGGGCGCAGGTTCCGCGCGCGAGCCGCGCGTACAAGGACATCAACCTTCTCGCATTCAAGCTTCTCGCGCCGGGCGGGACGCTCATCACGTTCTCCTGCTCGGGGCATGTCGGCGCCGACCTCTTCCAAAAGATCATCGCTGACGCGGCGCTCGACGCGGGGCGCGAAGCGCGCATTCTGCGCCGCCTCGGGCAAGCGCCGGACCATCCCGTGCTCCTCTCGTTTCCGGAAGGTTCGTATCTCAAGGGGCTCGTCTGTCGTGCCGACTGAGCGGAGAGAAGAGAGCGCGGGCGCGATTCGGAAAGCGGAGCTTCTCCTCCTTCTCGCGGCCGCCATCTGGGGGTTCGCGTTCGTCGCCCAGAAGGCGGCGATGGCGCATCTCGGCCCCTTCTTCTTCAACGGAATCCGGTTCGCGCTCGGAGGTCTGGTCCTGCTCCCTTGGGTCGTGCGGAACCGCGCGCGCCGAGAGGGGACCCTCGTTTCTTCTCAGTCCTCGCTTCTTCCTCTCGGGATCGCCGCGGGGATCGTCCTCTTCCTCGGCGTCTCGCTCCAACAGATGGGGATCGTGCACACGTCCGCGGGGAAGGCGGGCTTCATCACGGGGCTCTATGTTCTCTTCGTGCCGATGCTGGGCGCGCTCCTCGGCCGGCCGGCCGGGCGCCGGACTTGGACCGGCGCCATCCTCGCGACGGCGGGGCTCTACCTTCTCAGCCTGAGGGGACGCGAGGGCTTCGCGCGGGGGGATCTTCTCGTTCTCGCGAGCGCGCTCTTCTTCGCGGTTCATGTTCTTCTCATCGGGCGGCTGTCGGGGGAGAAGCGTCTTCCCGCGATCCCGCTCGCCGCGGTGCAGTACGGAGCCTGCGCGGCGGCGAGTCTCGCGGTCGCGTGTTTCTTCGAGGAGGTCGACCTCGCCGGCGTGCGCAAAGCGGCCGTTCCGATCCTCTACGGGGGGATTCTCTCGGTGTCGGTCGCCTACACGCTCCAAGTCGCCGCGCAGCGGGTCGCGCCTTCGGCG contains:
- a CDS encoding 23S rRNA (cytosine(1962)-C(5))-methyltransferase RlmI (SAM-dependent;catalyzes the methylation of cytosine at position 1962 of the 23S rRNA), with product ESRAQVPRASRAYKDINLLAFKLLAPGGTLITFSCSGHVGADLFQKIIADAALDAGREARILRRLGQAPDHPVLLSFPEGSYLKGLVCRAD